A single Leptospira kirschneri serovar Cynopteri str. 3522 CT DNA region contains:
- the purN gene encoding phosphoribosylglycinamide formyltransferase — protein MATLFTKPKKKIVFLASGRGSNLKAVLQNIKTGKIRGIAETLICDNPDAKALEIAQEFELTSQVLNFSSFSDKSEYHTKLLELLLEIKPDLIVTAGYMRILKNQIVQTFSNRIINIHPSLLPAFPGLNAQKQALEYGVKIAGCTAHFVDEGVDSGPIILQGVVKIKEGMTERDLTLEILKEEHKILPLAVQYFCENRLTIQNRKVKIG, from the coding sequence TTGGCAACTCTGTTTACAAAACCTAAAAAAAAGATCGTATTTTTAGCTTCCGGAAGAGGTTCCAATCTCAAAGCGGTTTTACAAAATATCAAAACAGGAAAAATCCGTGGAATTGCAGAAACACTGATTTGCGACAATCCGGATGCCAAGGCTTTAGAAATTGCTCAGGAATTTGAACTCACTTCTCAAGTATTAAACTTCTCTTCTTTTTCGGATAAGTCCGAATATCATACAAAACTTCTTGAACTTCTTTTAGAAATCAAACCGGATCTTATCGTAACCGCAGGTTATATGAGAATTCTTAAAAACCAAATCGTTCAAACGTTTTCCAATCGAATCATCAACATTCATCCATCTTTATTGCCCGCCTTTCCAGGGTTAAACGCACAAAAACAAGCTTTAGAATACGGAGTTAAAATTGCGGGTTGCACCGCTCATTTTGTAGACGAAGGTGTGGACTCAGGTCCGATCATTCTACAAGGAGTTGTGAAAATCAAAGAAGGAATGACGGAAAGAGATTTGACTTTAGAGATTCTCAAAGAGGAACATAAAATACTACCACTCGCGGTTCAATACTTTTGCGAAAATAGGCTTACGATTCAAAATAGAAAGGTAAAGATTGGATAA
- the fliS gene encoding flagellar export chaperone FliS, whose product MSLARKSTATVEQYKSNEISTVSQGKLIVMLYDGAIRFLNIALENNTPRKYDVVNNHILKAGEIVTELMLALNLEQGGEVANNLLGIYVYIKKRLLEANMKKDSEIIQEIIKYMEDLKSAWEEIEKKEKSNVVSAPFQSSNRGSGLSIQG is encoded by the coding sequence ATGTCACTTGCCAGAAAATCCACAGCGACCGTTGAACAATATAAATCCAACGAAATCTCGACTGTCAGTCAGGGAAAACTGATCGTCATGCTTTATGACGGTGCGATCCGTTTTCTGAATATCGCTCTGGAGAATAATACTCCCCGGAAGTACGATGTGGTAAACAATCATATACTGAAAGCCGGAGAGATCGTAACCGAACTTATGCTTGCACTTAATTTAGAACAAGGCGGGGAAGTGGCTAACAACCTCCTAGGAATTTACGTTTATATTAAAAAACGTCTTCTAGAAGCAAATATGAAAAAAGACTCCGAAATCATCCAAGAAATAATTAAATATATGGAAGATCTAAAATCCGCTTGGGAAGAAATCGAGAAAAAAGAGAAATCCAATGTTGTTTCGGCGCCTTTCCAAAGTTCTAATCGTGGAAGTGGTTTGTCCATTCAGGGGTGA
- a CDS encoding molecular chaperone DnaJ, translating to MLERALEFLGLEPGFQEVDLKERFYFLSKKYHPDTGEFSNDSLFKELIEYRDVLQSYLIQRTFKKSNVSPGPKNSDQDDYHIYKHAREIYDSAIHEYYKITEGNPIFLRGDENSALRKLRQSLEISKSKFEELIVLYPQSIWIADTKYTLEKIEVWFKEP from the coding sequence TTGTTAGAAAGGGCACTTGAGTTCCTAGGATTAGAACCAGGTTTTCAAGAAGTAGATCTAAAAGAACGTTTTTACTTTCTTTCCAAAAAATACCATCCCGATACGGGAGAATTTTCAAATGATTCTCTATTTAAAGAATTGATTGAATACAGAGATGTACTTCAATCTTATTTAATTCAAAGAACATTCAAAAAATCAAATGTTTCTCCGGGGCCAAAAAATTCTGATCAAGACGACTATCATATTTATAAACACGCCAGGGAAATCTACGATTCCGCCATTCACGAATATTATAAAATTACAGAAGGTAATCCTATCTTTTTAAGAGGAGATGAAAATTCCGCTCTGCGTAAACTGAGACAATCTCTGGAAATTTCCAAATCTAAATTTGAGGAATTGATCGTTCTGTATCCTCAGAGTATTTGGATCGCTGACACAAAATATACTCTCGAAAAAATAGAGGTTTGGTTTAAGGAACCCTAA
- a CDS encoding LIC11661 family lipoprotein produces MKRLYLLLIFSMFFLFIRCPHYSTTRLISTPPTLISIVPIATGYELRLRAGNPELLFDGYKLYVGNTENDSRFPADLNSGIECMNGILNILPNQPLEYSIELSPTEGPLAAIGTGENTNRICKMQVSVTSGQYLTLRSQVLVVSITNGTATGFVFSMPSNSLRVP; encoded by the coding sequence TTGAAACGACTTTATCTTTTACTTATATTTTCGATGTTTTTTCTTTTTATCAGATGTCCTCATTATTCTACTACACGTCTGATTTCCACTCCACCTACTTTGATTAGTATCGTTCCCATTGCAACTGGATATGAACTCAGATTGAGAGCAGGAAACCCAGAACTTCTATTTGACGGTTATAAATTGTATGTGGGTAATACAGAAAATGATTCTAGATTTCCCGCAGATCTAAATTCAGGAATTGAATGTATGAACGGGATTCTAAACATTTTACCAAATCAACCCTTAGAATATTCGATTGAACTAAGTCCGACCGAAGGTCCGTTAGCCGCAATCGGAACCGGAGAAAATACAAACCGAATCTGTAAAATGCAAGTTTCAGTCACTTCGGGTCAGTATCTGACTTTACGTTCTCAGGTTTTAGTAGTCAGTATCACAAACGGAACCGCTACTGGTTTTGTGTTTTCTATGCCTTCCAATTCGCTTAGGGTTCCTTAA